A window of Candidatus Aquicultor sp. contains these coding sequences:
- a CDS encoding FliH/SctL family protein yields MSKVIRSDSHIKAAHFGELEAGPVLGQGMLPESHPGYAALIDDAKQKAEQIINDAMIRAQQIEQEAYQKGLQVGVDMVHAEMAQAASLIGSIAEQALEEKWRIIRSYEENVVELAVQIAEKVVDEHIELKPEAVVGIAKRACTLTAEREHVRIRVNPGDVEIMKAHKEDLMAAIDGMQKIEVVMDRRIRSGGCILETASGNVDARIQSQFGQLEQALKEVTNDE; encoded by the coding sequence TTGTCTAAAGTTATTCGCAGCGACAGTCACATCAAAGCGGCCCATTTTGGGGAGCTTGAGGCTGGTCCTGTTTTAGGACAGGGGATGCTGCCCGAGAGTCATCCTGGCTATGCTGCGCTTATCGACGACGCGAAACAAAAGGCAGAGCAGATAATAAACGACGCCATGATCAGAGCCCAACAAATCGAGCAAGAGGCGTATCAGAAGGGGCTCCAGGTAGGCGTTGATATGGTACACGCCGAGATGGCGCAGGCAGCAAGTCTGATCGGCTCTATAGCCGAACAGGCGCTTGAAGAGAAATGGCGGATCATCCGCAGTTACGAAGAAAATGTCGTCGAGTTGGCGGTACAAATCGCTGAGAAAGTCGTCGACGAGCATATAGAACTTAAACCAGAGGCTGTCGTCGGCATTGCCAAGCGAGCATGTACTCTGACCGCAGAGCGCGAGCATGTGCGCATTCGCGTCAACCCGGGCGATGTGGAGATAATGAAAGCGCACAAAGAAGACCTTATGGCCGCTATCGATGGCATGCAAAAGATCGAGGTCGTTATGGATCGCCGGATACGAAGCGGTGGCTGTATTCTTGAAACGGCCTCGGGGAACGTCGACGCACGCATTCAATCGCAGTTCGGGCAGCTGGAGCAAGCGCTGAAAGAAGTCACGAACGATGAGTAA